Within the Solibacillus silvestris genome, the region AATATGTTAAGGGTAGGATAATATTGTGAACTGTAATAAATTCTATTTAAATAACTAAAAATACTTAGTTGTGCAAATAATTTCTCTTAAATGTTTGAAATGGATTAATGGAAAATACTTTTGAACTCATAATATAACAGTTACTAATACACATAAAAGAACTCATAAATAGCTTTATGCACTGATAAATCAACGTTTTTGCTAAAGTTTTTAATCTAAATAGCCCTGTTTTTATACTTTCCTTATAGAAAAGCGAAACTGTTTATAACAGTTAGTTGAATAGGAAATTTTTGAAGTTTCGCTGAAGAATTTTGATTGAAAAAGAAAAATATCTAGGAGGAGGTAGAGGGATTTTGTTTCAATAACCTTGAAAAAGCCTATTAAAACAGCCTTTAAATCACACAAAATATGGAACGAATTAAATATGTATAAAAGTATTTGTCCTAAATTAAAATGCAGAAAAACTATTTGACGTGTTGCAATCAGTTCTCTAAAGTCAAATTAGTGATAAGAAAAGAGGCGAGTTTTTATGAAGAAAATTGATCCAAAACAAATATCAGAACGTGAAAATTATAAATTTCTGATAGGTTCCATCATTCCAAGACCAATTGCCTTTGTTACATCGATATCTGAAGATGGGGTTGTAAACGCGGCGCCATTTAGTTTTTTCAATATCGTTTCTTCAAATCCTCCGATGATTTCGGTAAGTATCCAACGGAAAAAAGGGGAGCCAAAAGATACAGCAAGAAATATTCGTGCAAAAGAGCAATTTGTTGTCCATATTGTTGATACTGAAAATGTAGAACAAGTAAATAAAACAGCTGCAAACTTGCCACCGGATGAAAGTGAGATAGCAGTTGCAGGTCTGTCATTAGTAAAGAGTGAAAAAATCGATGTTCCGGGTGTAAAGGAAGCGAAAGTCCGACTGGAATGTGTCCTTGAAAAAGCGCTGGAACTTGGCGGCGATGATGAAAATGCAGGTTGTGACCTGATCGTCGGAAAAGTCGTTTACTATCATATAGAAGAAAGTCTGTACGAGGATGGTCGAATTGATCCAAAAGGACTTGGTGCAATTAGCCGTCTTGCGGGAAATGACTATGCAAAAATCGGTGAGCAATTTACAATCGAGCGCCCGCTTTAAATAAAGGAGAAGAAGCAAAATGATGCAAATCAAAACAATTGAATTATTTAATATCGAATTACCATTAATTGAACCATTTATCGTGAGCTACGGGACATATCCGAACATGCCGTCTATTATTGTAAAGATGACATCACAATGCGGTTTAGTCGGATGGGGCGAAGCAGTGCCGGACGAACATGTGACGGGTGAAACACTGGAAGGTACTTACGCTGTATTGAAACATACATTAGCACCGGCAATGATTGGGGAAAACCCGATGAACTTTGAAAAAATCCATGCCAAAATGGACGCGCTCATCTACAGTGCACCGGCTGCGAAAGCGGCAATTGATATCGCTTGCTTTGATTTGGCGGGAAAAAAACTTGGTGTACCTGCCTATCAATTGACTGGCGGGCGTTATTATGAAAAATTCCCGATTACACATGTATTAAGCATCGGAACACCTGAAAAGATGGCAAATGAAGCGGCAGAACGTGTAGAAATGGGATACAACTCATTCAAAATGAAAGTCGGACGCGATGTAGCGAGTGATGTTGCCCGCATAAAAGCAGTGCGTGAACGTGTTGGAAAGGAAATTGCGATTCGTGTTGATGTCAACCAAGGCTGGGTAAACAGTTCAACAACGATGCAAGCAGTTCGTGAACTGGAACAATTGAATATCGACTGGCTGGAACAACCGGTACGTGCGGATGATATTGATGGCATGGTTGAAATTAAATCTAAAACATCAATTCCTGTCATGATTGATGAAGGTTTACGCGGTGTGCGTGAAATGCGCGAAATTATTGCAAAGCGCGCAGCGGACAAGGTAAATATTAAATTGATGAAATGCGGTGGAATGTATCCTGCAATGAAGCTAGCACATATGGCGGAAATGGCAGGGATTGAATGCCAAATCGGTTCAATGGTCGAGTCTTCGGTCGGTTCGGCGGCAGGTTTCCATGTTGCCTTTTCAAATAAAGTATTTACGAGTGTGGAATTAACTGGACCGTTAAAATTCTCAAAAGATATCGGAAACCTTCAATATAATGTCCCGTATATTCAGTTGAATGAACGTGCAGGTTTAGGTGTCGATGTTGACGAAGCGGTTTTAGCGGAATTAACACGTGACCATTGTGTGGTGCAGTAAATGATTGCGACAGGATTTTTAGGGAATGAACGATATGTCGTGCAGGTATTGAACGAAACACATATTCCGGAGTTAACCGTTTTGCAGCAGGAAGTGGTCGATGCACTGCCGAACAAAGCAATATTGCAGCCTCTCGATAATGAAGAGTTGAGGTTTATTTTAAGTGGGAACGGACTTATGATCGGGGTGTTCGTTGAAGGGAAATTAATCGCTTTTCGAGCACTGCTGGAGCCAATGATTGATGAAGAACATTTAGGCTATGATATTGGTTTGAAAACTGAGAAGGAACTTCGAAAAGTGCTTTATCAGGAAATCTCCAATGTTCATCCGGATTATCGGGGTCATGGCCTGCA harbors:
- a CDS encoding dipeptide epimerase; translation: MQIKTIELFNIELPLIEPFIVSYGTYPNMPSIIVKMTSQCGLVGWGEAVPDEHVTGETLEGTYAVLKHTLAPAMIGENPMNFEKIHAKMDALIYSAPAAKAAIDIACFDLAGKKLGVPAYQLTGGRYYEKFPITHVLSIGTPEKMANEAAERVEMGYNSFKMKVGRDVASDVARIKAVRERVGKEIAIRVDVNQGWVNSSTTMQAVRELEQLNIDWLEQPVRADDIDGMVEIKSKTSIPVMIDEGLRGVREMREIIAKRAADKVNIKLMKCGGMYPAMKLAHMAEMAGIECQIGSMVESSVGSAAGFHVAFSNKVFTSVELTGPLKFSKDIGNLQYNVPYIQLNERAGLGVDVDEAVLAELTRDHCVVQ
- a CDS encoding benzoate transporter, which encodes MIATGFLGNERYVVQVLNETHIPELTVLQQEVVDALPNKAILQPLDNEELRFILSGNGLMIGVFVEGKLIAFRALLEPMIDEEHLGYDIGLKTEKELRKVLYQEISNVHPDYRGHGLQRTMAEIIMQQVDESKFHTVCATVMPGNIASLKDKFSQHMHIAALKLKYGGKLRYVFMKSLPYKEHKWAEEQFVPMDNTVAQQQLLKSGFIGISMRADGPDWLIQYVK